A window from Pseudomonas sp. Tri1 encodes these proteins:
- a CDS encoding PaaI family thioesterase has product MAEDPVFERATRFLSALRHCQVLGLKLHSASRDGLTVILPYSPRIVGNPLSGIIHGGALTSLMDTACGMSTLCVLPQFEVCPTLDLRIDYMHAAEPHKDVYGFAQCYRVTPDVIFSRGFAYQDDPEQPIAHVVGTFMRLGQHARGIKTGGPTAVVDKP; this is encoded by the coding sequence ATGGCCGAAGATCCCGTTTTTGAGCGTGCGACACGCTTTTTATCCGCACTCAGGCATTGCCAGGTACTGGGCTTGAAACTGCACAGCGCCAGTCGCGATGGGCTGACCGTGATCCTGCCCTACAGCCCCCGGATCGTCGGAAACCCGCTCTCAGGCATCATCCATGGTGGCGCGTTGACTTCGCTGATGGACACCGCATGCGGCATGTCGACCCTGTGTGTGCTGCCGCAGTTCGAGGTCTGTCCGACCCTGGACCTGCGCATCGACTACATGCACGCCGCCGAGCCCCACAAGGATGTCTACGGCTTCGCCCAATGCTACCGAGTCACCCCGGACGTGATCTTCAGCCGTGGTTTCGCCTATCAGGACGACCCCGAGCAACCCATCGCCCATGTCGTGGGCACCTTCATGCGCCTGGGCCAGCACGCCAGGGGCATCAAAACGGGCGGCCCGACGGCTGTGGTGGACAAGCCATGA
- a CDS encoding DUF599 family protein, translating into MSFIQANLIHLLAAAWFIICWGGYTRYATWKARDTACLASVMHLYREDWMRRMLLRENRIADASVIGNLERNASFFASSTLIILAGILTVLGASDRAVSLLADLPMVQQASQGMAEVKLLCLALVFVYAFFTFSWCMRQYNFAAVLIGSAPMIGERHVSEQERKAFALRAARVISMAANQFNFGLRSYYFGMTMLAWFVSPWLFMLMSAGVVFVLYQREFHSDVLDVMVYTPTEAPASEVGKEAA; encoded by the coding sequence ATGTCATTCATCCAAGCCAACTTGATTCATCTGCTTGCCGCCGCCTGGTTCATCATCTGCTGGGGCGGCTACACCCGTTATGCCACCTGGAAAGCTCGCGACACCGCCTGCCTGGCCAGCGTGATGCACCTGTATCGCGAAGATTGGATGCGCCGCATGTTGCTGCGCGAGAACCGCATCGCCGATGCCAGCGTGATCGGTAACCTGGAGCGCAACGCGTCATTTTTCGCCTCCAGTACGCTGATTATCCTGGCCGGTATCCTGACGGTACTCGGGGCGTCCGATCGGGCGGTGTCGTTGCTCGCGGACCTGCCGATGGTGCAGCAGGCTTCCCAGGGGATGGCGGAGGTCAAGTTGCTGTGCCTGGCGTTGGTGTTTGTCTACGCGTTTTTCACCTTCAGTTGGTGTATGCGCCAATACAACTTCGCGGCGGTCCTGATCGGTTCGGCGCCGATGATCGGCGAGCGTCATGTCTCGGAGCAGGAGCGCAAGGCCTTTGCACTCAGGGCGGCGCGGGTGATTTCCATGGCGGCCAACCAGTTCAACTTCGGCCTGCGTTCTTATTATTTCGGCATGACCATGTTGGCGTGGTTCGTCAGCCCCTGGTTATTCATGCTGATGAGTGCTGGTGTGGTGTTTGTGTTGTATCAGCGCGAGTTTCACTCCGACGTTCTCGACGTCATGGTCTATACCCCGACGGAAGCTCCAGCGTCTGAAGTCGGTAAAGAGGCCGCCTGA
- a CDS encoding dienelactone hydrolase family protein: MSQVTVRSLVYQIEGQTYEGRLAFDISQQGSRPGLLMAPNWMGVGAGAEEIAKSVAANGYVVLIADLYGQAVRPSNADEAGAAMMPLKNDRALLRKRMQAALEQLQDQVDAQVDASNLATFGFCFGGCCALELARTGAPLKAAISFHGTLDTPNPADARNIKGSVLVMHGASDPLVPKEQLPAFEDEMNAAGVDWQLLSYGGAVHSFTDPQANVPGKMMYNAKVAGRAFRSMHNLLDEVFKG, translated from the coding sequence ATGAGTCAGGTTACGGTTCGTTCGCTGGTCTATCAGATCGAAGGTCAAACCTATGAAGGCCGCCTGGCCTTTGATATTAGCCAGCAGGGTTCCCGTCCAGGTTTGCTGATGGCGCCCAATTGGATGGGCGTAGGGGCGGGGGCCGAGGAGATCGCCAAGTCAGTGGCGGCCAACGGTTATGTCGTGTTGATTGCCGACCTGTACGGCCAGGCTGTGCGCCCGAGCAATGCCGATGAGGCCGGGGCGGCGATGATGCCGCTCAAGAACGACCGGGCGCTGTTGCGCAAACGCATGCAGGCGGCGCTCGAGCAGTTGCAGGATCAGGTCGATGCGCAGGTCGATGCGTCGAACCTCGCCACGTTCGGTTTCTGCTTCGGTGGCTGCTGTGCCCTGGAGTTGGCCCGTACCGGCGCACCGCTCAAAGCTGCGATCTCGTTTCATGGCACCCTGGACACACCGAACCCGGCGGATGCCCGGAACATCAAGGGTTCAGTGTTGGTGATGCACGGCGCCTCCGATCCGTTGGTGCCCAAAGAGCAACTGCCGGCCTTCGAAGACGAAATGAACGCTGCCGGGGTGGATTGGCAACTGCTGAGCTACGGCGGCGCGGTGCATTCGTTCACCGACCCGCAGGCCAATGTACCAGGCAAGATGATGTACAACGCCAAGGTCGCCGGGCGGGCGTTCAGGTCGATGCATAACTTGTTGGATGAGGTGTTCAAGGGCTGA
- a CDS encoding amidohydrolase family protein has protein sequence MPVPLTRLIVAWLLAVFSSGAMAREYTYSDAHLHYVDFFQETAGMPKLLKAMTDNRIEHVMISGVPVAKKWHEDEPKRPRYYAGDDADAYWYSATDVIVAAAVGKLTVEQRPYFHPFLSGFNPNDKNSAAHIQRMLDLYPGLWQGIGEVFTRHDDLTALTSGDTPRANNEAMTRIYHLAAENDLPVMLHSNITSKREKNPLYLAEIEGPLRNHPHTRFIWAHAGTSMEIHRHQTQLDFLLPTLTRMLESYPNLYIDLSWSVLTPYLLDEAGKPRDEWVKLVERFPERFMVGSDVVGRFNQLGKELHGFDPFLDALPEDVARKVARDNFLAVLPRAVPR, from the coding sequence CTGCCCGTGCCCCTGACCCGCCTGATCGTTGCCTGGCTGCTGGCCGTTTTCAGCAGCGGCGCCATGGCCCGCGAATACACCTACAGCGATGCGCACCTGCATTACGTCGATTTCTTTCAGGAAACCGCCGGCATGCCCAAGCTGCTCAAGGCGATGACGGACAATCGCATCGAGCATGTGATGATTTCCGGCGTTCCGGTGGCCAAGAAATGGCATGAGGACGAACCCAAGCGTCCACGCTATTACGCCGGTGACGATGCCGATGCCTACTGGTACAGCGCCACCGATGTGATTGTCGCGGCGGCGGTGGGCAAGCTGACCGTCGAGCAGCGCCCGTATTTCCATCCCTTCCTGTCGGGTTTCAATCCCAACGACAAGAACTCCGCCGCGCATATCCAGCGCATGCTCGATCTGTACCCTGGGTTGTGGCAAGGCATCGGCGAAGTGTTCACCCGCCATGACGACCTCACGGCGCTGACTTCGGGCGACACCCCGCGGGCCAACAACGAAGCGATGACGCGGATCTATCATCTGGCGGCCGAGAACGACCTGCCGGTGATGCTGCATTCCAACATCACTTCCAAGCGTGAGAAAAATCCGCTGTACCTGGCCGAAATCGAAGGACCCCTGCGTAATCATCCACACACGCGCTTTATCTGGGCCCACGCTGGCACCAGCATGGAAATCCATCGCCACCAGACCCAGCTGGATTTTCTCTTGCCGACCCTGACCCGGATGCTCGAGTCCTATCCCAATCTGTACATAGACCTGTCCTGGAGCGTGCTCACGCCGTACTTGCTGGACGAGGCGGGCAAGCCCCGGGACGAATGGGTAAAGCTGGTGGAGCGCTTCCCGGAGCGCTTTATGGTGGGTTCGGATGTGGTTGGGCGATTCAACCAGCTCGGAAAGGAATTGCACGGCTTCGATCCCTTCCTGGATGCCTTGCCGGAAGACGTTGCGCGCAAGGTGGCGCGGGATAATTTCCTGGCGGTATTGCCCCGCGCTGTCCCGAGATAA
- a CDS encoding pirin family protein: protein MTTPLTVRPRAEDVEGQPILRPLPSAKCRNVGPFVFFDHMLKTAYPAGKGMNIRQHPHIGLSTLTYLFEGKLQHKDSLGSDQVVEAGDVSWMTAGSAIAHVERTPESLLGNDFVMHGLQVWLASPKAHEQGPGHYSHHPADSLPVSDNLGVGIRMIAGSGFCLESPVPVLSPTLYAELNLQTATTLLIPTEHEERALYVLSGEARLEGEPVEPHSLVVLPVGEEMTLFADSDCHAVLFGGAPLDGPRRINWNFVSSDPARIDEARRRWAAGDWPTVPGESERIELP, encoded by the coding sequence ATGACCACGCCCCTGACCGTTCGCCCCCGCGCCGAAGACGTCGAAGGCCAGCCGATTCTTCGCCCGCTGCCGTCCGCCAAGTGCCGCAACGTCGGACCTTTCGTGTTTTTCGACCACATGCTGAAAACGGCCTACCCGGCCGGTAAAGGCATGAATATCCGGCAGCATCCCCACATCGGCCTGTCCACCCTCACCTACCTGTTCGAGGGCAAACTCCAGCACAAGGACAGCCTCGGCTCTGACCAGGTGGTGGAAGCTGGTGATGTCAGCTGGATGACCGCCGGCAGCGCCATTGCCCATGTCGAGCGTACGCCCGAATCACTGCTGGGCAATGATTTCGTCATGCACGGGTTGCAAGTCTGGCTGGCCTCGCCCAAAGCCCATGAACAGGGTCCAGGGCACTACAGCCATCATCCGGCAGACAGCCTGCCAGTCAGCGATAACCTGGGGGTAGGCATCCGCATGATCGCCGGGTCAGGCTTTTGCCTGGAATCGCCGGTGCCAGTATTGTCGCCTACGCTTTATGCCGAATTGAACCTGCAAACCGCGACGACGTTGCTGATTCCCACCGAACATGAAGAACGGGCGTTGTATGTACTGAGCGGTGAGGCACGGCTTGAAGGTGAACCGGTGGAACCTCATTCGCTAGTGGTACTGCCGGTTGGCGAAGAGATGACGCTGTTTGCCGACAGTGACTGCCATGCCGTGCTGTTCGGCGGTGCGCCGTTGGATGGGCCGCGCCGGATCAACTGGAACTTCGTCTCCAGCGACCCGGCCCGGATCGATGAAGCCCGTCGGCGTTGGGCAGCCGGGGATTGGCCGACCGTGCCGGGGGAAAGTGAGCGGATCGAGTTACCCTGA
- a CDS encoding ATP-binding protein has protein sequence MTLRRRWDINTRTQLIALGPALLLTVLLISFFTFVRIQDLRQELNHTGQLIANQLAPATEYGVISGNKEVLESLLAATLATPHVRFLEIQDNTDKVLVYVEQSEQTHDRAQQVEVFQAPVRLQRIALNNDFLQGNSTSTEASGEDYLGRVIVGMSSDAFSQRQQEILFKAAILALFALLFTFLVARRLAANLSRPIRDIGNAVKAIQQGDYSTPLPIVDDGELGALSRHINNLADGLEQASREQHQAMAQLIKTREEAEKANSAKSEFLAMMSHELRTPMNGVLGMLQLLETTRMTDEQHEYTALACESTEHLLKVINDILDFSRIERSALELEHIPFNLAELVGSCAQSFQHSAAQRKLALELLIPEDMQALQVQGDPTRIRQILVNLIGNALKFTEQGRITVQCQWQALDHELLWFTCTVRDSGIGIPTESLERMFDAFQQADSSISRRYGGTGLGLPIARTLAERMGGTLRAQSEEGQGSVFTLEIPLARSRQIPPPLVPRLPSGKGDGEGRNVLLVEDNPVNQTVIEAMLRSLGFTVSVAVDGAQAVRSAESLIFEAILMDCRLPIIDGYEATRQIRQLPGCAEVPIIALTANALQGDREACLAAGMNDYLAKPFKRVDLQQILQRWVH, from the coding sequence ATGACCTTGCGTCGCCGTTGGGACATCAATACCCGCACCCAGCTCATCGCCCTCGGCCCGGCGTTGCTGCTGACCGTGCTGTTGATCAGCTTCTTTACCTTCGTGCGAATCCAGGACCTGCGCCAGGAACTCAATCACACCGGGCAACTGATCGCCAACCAACTGGCCCCTGCCACGGAATACGGGGTGATTTCCGGCAACAAGGAGGTGCTGGAAAGCCTGCTCGCCGCCACCCTGGCGACACCCCACGTGCGTTTCCTGGAGATTCAGGACAACACGGACAAGGTGCTGGTGTACGTCGAGCAGTCCGAACAAACCCACGACCGAGCTCAACAGGTAGAAGTGTTCCAGGCCCCGGTTCGCCTGCAACGTATTGCCCTGAACAATGATTTCCTGCAAGGCAACAGCACTTCAACCGAGGCGTCCGGCGAGGATTATCTGGGCCGGGTGATCGTCGGCATGTCCAGTGACGCCTTTAGCCAGCGCCAGCAGGAGATTCTGTTCAAAGCCGCTATCCTTGCGCTGTTCGCCCTGCTGTTCACCTTCCTGGTGGCGCGGCGCCTGGCGGCGAACCTGTCCCGACCGATCCGCGACATCGGCAACGCGGTCAAGGCGATCCAGCAAGGCGACTACAGCACGCCGTTGCCCATCGTTGACGACGGCGAACTGGGCGCCTTGTCGCGGCATATCAACAACCTGGCCGACGGGCTGGAGCAAGCCAGCCGGGAACAGCACCAGGCCATGGCGCAACTGATCAAGACCCGGGAAGAAGCGGAAAAAGCCAACAGCGCCAAGTCCGAGTTCCTGGCGATGATGAGCCATGAACTGCGCACGCCCATGAACGGCGTACTGGGCATGCTGCAACTGCTGGAAACCACCCGCATGACCGACGAGCAGCATGAGTACACGGCGCTGGCGTGCGAATCCACCGAGCACCTGTTGAAGGTGATCAACGACATCCTCGACTTCTCGCGCATCGAGCGCTCGGCCCTGGAGCTGGAGCACATCCCGTTCAACCTGGCGGAGCTGGTGGGCAGTTGCGCTCAGTCGTTCCAGCACAGCGCCGCACAACGCAAACTGGCGCTGGAGCTGCTGATTCCCGAGGACATGCAGGCCCTGCAGGTCCAGGGCGATCCGACGCGCATCCGGCAGATCCTGGTGAACCTGATCGGCAATGCACTGAAATTCACCGAGCAAGGCCGTATCACCGTGCAGTGCCAGTGGCAGGCCCTGGATCACGAACTGCTGTGGTTCACCTGCACGGTACGTGACAGCGGCATTGGTATTCCGACCGAAAGCCTGGAGCGCATGTTCGACGCCTTCCAGCAGGCCGACAGTTCGATTTCCCGGCGTTACGGCGGCACCGGCCTGGGCCTGCCGATCGCCCGCACCCTGGCCGAACGCATGGGCGGCACACTGCGGGCCCAGAGTGAAGAAGGCCAGGGGTCGGTGTTCACCCTCGAGATCCCGCTGGCCCGCTCGCGGCAAATCCCACCCCCGCTGGTGCCGCGACTGCCCAGCGGCAAGGGCGACGGCGAGGGCCGCAATGTGTTGCTGGTGGAAGACAACCCAGTGAATCAGACGGTAATCGAAGCCATGCTGCGCAGCCTGGGCTTCACCGTCAGCGTCGCCGTCGATGGCGCCCAGGCCGTGCGCAGCGCCGAAAGCCTGATTTTCGAAGCGATCCTCATGGATTGCCGGCTGCCCATTATCGATGGCTACGAGGCCACCCGGCAGATCCGTCAGTTGCCCGGTTGTGCCGAGGTGCCGATCATCGCCCTGACCGCCAATGCCTTGCAGGGCGACCGCGAAGCCTGCCTGGCGGCAGGTATGAACGATTACCTGGCCAAGCCGTTCAAAAGAGTTGACCTGCAGCAAATTCTGCAGCGCTGGGTGCATTAG
- a CDS encoding DUF3859 domain-containing protein: protein MHLTRSSAFVALLLACGLAQAEVRVEGPVEYGVFEGPKAELQSGERVLRRSNEQIRQTESVPAKLGTKFGMRYQLAGKVADDQPLTLLYFTPGIRTPDGVRHDKFEVIQKLVPGAPQDVMAYEFTESHEVVPGEWRFMVFQGDRLLVQQRFVVR, encoded by the coding sequence ATGCACCTCACCCGTTCAAGCGCATTTGTCGCGCTGTTGTTGGCCTGTGGCCTGGCTCAGGCAGAAGTCCGTGTCGAAGGCCCGGTGGAGTACGGTGTTTTCGAAGGGCCAAAAGCCGAGCTGCAATCGGGGGAGCGGGTCCTGCGGCGTAGTAACGAGCAGATCCGCCAGACCGAAAGCGTGCCGGCGAAGCTGGGCACCAAGTTTGGTATGCGCTATCAGTTGGCGGGCAAGGTCGCCGATGATCAGCCGTTGACCCTGTTGTACTTCACCCCCGGCATCCGTACTCCCGATGGTGTGCGCCACGATAAATTCGAAGTCATCCAGAAACTGGTGCCCGGCGCGCCTCAGGATGTCATGGCCTACGAGTTCACCGAAAGCCATGAGGTGGTGCCGGGAGAGTGGCGGTTCATGGTGTTCCAGGGCGATCGGTTGTTGGTGCAGCAGCGGTTTGTCGTGCGCTGA
- the fabB gene encoding beta-ketoacyl-ACP synthase I translates to MRRVVITGLGIVSCLGNDKETVSANLRASRPGIRFNPEYAEMGLRSQVSGSIDLPLEELIDRKIYRFVGHAAAYAYLAMKDAIADSGLTEEQVSNPRTGLIAGSGGASTLNQMEALDILREKGVKRVGPYRVTRTMSSTVSACLATPFKIKGLNYSIASACATSAHCIGNAMEQIQMGKQDVVFAGGGEEEHWSQSFLFDAMGALSSQYNDTPEKASRAYDAKRDGFVIAGGGGMVVVEELEHALARGAKIYAEIVGYGATSDGYDMVAPSGEGAIRCMQMAMSTVDTPIDYLNTHGTSTPVGDVAEMKGVREVFGDKAPAISSTKSLSGHSLGAAGVHEAIYCMLMMEGNFMAGSANIEELDPEVADMPILLKTREDATINTVMSNSFGFGGTNATLVLKRWQGK, encoded by the coding sequence ATGCGCCGCGTCGTTATCACTGGTCTGGGCATCGTTTCGTGCCTGGGCAATGACAAAGAGACCGTCTCCGCTAACCTGCGTGCAAGTCGCCCTGGCATCCGGTTCAATCCGGAATATGCCGAAATGGGTCTGCGTAGCCAGGTTTCCGGCTCCATTGACCTTCCCCTCGAAGAGCTGATCGATCGCAAGATCTACCGTTTCGTTGGCCATGCGGCGGCCTACGCCTACCTGGCCATGAAGGACGCCATCGCGGACTCCGGCCTGACCGAAGAGCAGGTATCCAACCCGCGCACCGGCCTGATCGCCGGTTCCGGTGGCGCCTCCACCCTGAACCAGATGGAAGCGTTGGACATCCTGCGCGAAAAGGGCGTCAAGCGTGTCGGCCCGTACCGCGTCACGCGGACCATGAGCAGCACCGTTTCCGCCTGCCTGGCCACGCCGTTCAAGATCAAGGGCCTGAACTACTCCATCGCGTCTGCCTGCGCCACCAGCGCTCACTGCATCGGCAACGCCATGGAACAGATCCAGATGGGCAAGCAGGACGTCGTGTTCGCCGGCGGCGGTGAAGAAGAGCATTGGAGCCAATCGTTCCTGTTCGACGCCATGGGCGCCCTGTCCAGCCAGTACAACGACACGCCGGAAAAAGCCTCCCGAGCCTACGACGCCAAGCGTGACGGTTTCGTCATCGCCGGCGGTGGCGGCATGGTGGTGGTCGAGGAGCTGGAACACGCCCTGGCCCGCGGCGCGAAGATCTACGCGGAAATCGTCGGCTACGGCGCCACTTCCGACGGATACGACATGGTTGCCCCAAGCGGCGAAGGTGCCATCCGCTGCATGCAGATGGCCATGTCCACCGTTGACACACCAATCGACTACCTCAACACCCACGGCACTTCGACCCCGGTTGGCGACGTCGCGGAAATGAAAGGTGTGCGCGAAGTGTTCGGTGACAAGGCGCCAGCCATCAGTTCCACCAAGAGCCTGTCCGGTCACTCCCTGGGCGCCGCCGGCGTTCACGAAGCGATCTATTGCATGCTGATGATGGAAGGCAACTTCATGGCCGGTTCGGCCAACATCGAAGAGCTGGACCCGGAAGTGGCCGACATGCCAATCCTGCTCAAGACTCGCGAAGACGCCACCATCAACACCGTGATGAGCAACAGCTTCGGCTTCGGTGGCACCAACGCTACCCTGGTACTGAAGCGCTGGCAGGGCAAGTAA
- a CDS encoding PaaI family thioesterase: MSDVTPEQLRQACEQGDYTLLLASIPYAQLIGVECSRQGDGLLFRLPANKDNIGNPLLPAIHGGVIAGFMELSAAVYLLVTTGAPGVPKIIDFSLDYLRAGQFRDTYAKCQVWRQGRRVANVAITAWQDAEAEPIATARAHFKIQEPAKTDRS; encoded by the coding sequence ATGAGCGATGTCACCCCGGAACAACTGCGCCAGGCCTGTGAGCAGGGCGACTACACGCTGCTGCTGGCCTCGATCCCCTATGCGCAACTCATTGGCGTGGAATGCTCGCGCCAGGGCGACGGGCTGCTGTTTCGCCTGCCGGCCAACAAAGACAACATTGGTAACCCTTTACTGCCGGCGATCCATGGCGGGGTCATTGCCGGTTTCATGGAACTGTCGGCTGCCGTTTATCTACTGGTTACCACGGGCGCACCGGGCGTGCCAAAAATCATCGACTTCTCCCTGGATTACCTGCGCGCCGGGCAGTTTCGCGACACCTATGCCAAGTGCCAGGTCTGGCGTCAGGGCCGACGGGTGGCCAATGTCGCGATCACCGCTTGGCAGGACGCCGAAGCCGAACCCATTGCCACCGCCCGGGCGCATTTCAAAATCCAGGAGCCGGCAAAAACCGATCGCTCTTGA
- the fabA gene encoding 3-hydroxyacyl-[acyl-carrier-protein] dehydratase FabA, protein MTKQNAFTREDLLRCSRGELFGPGNAQLPAPNMLMVDRITHISDEGGKYGKGELVAELDITPDLWFFACHFEGDPVMPGCLGLDAMWQLVGFFLGWQGLPGRGRALGSGEVKFFGQVLPTAKKITYNIHIKRVLKGKLNMAIADGSVAVDGREIYTAEGLRVGVFTSTDNF, encoded by the coding sequence ATGACCAAACAAAACGCCTTTACTCGGGAAGACCTGCTGCGCTGCAGTCGCGGTGAGCTGTTCGGCCCAGGTAACGCGCAACTGCCCGCCCCGAACATGCTGATGGTGGATCGCATCACCCATATCAGCGACGAGGGTGGCAAGTACGGCAAAGGTGAATTGGTCGCCGAGCTGGATATCACTCCGGACCTGTGGTTTTTCGCCTGCCATTTCGAAGGTGATCCGGTGATGCCGGGCTGCCTGGGCCTGGATGCCATGTGGCAACTGGTCGGTTTCTTCCTCGGCTGGCAAGGCCTGCCAGGCCGCGGCCGCGCCCTGGGTTCGGGCGAAGTGAAGTTCTTTGGTCAGGTCCTGCCGACCGCCAAGAAAATCACCTATAACATTCATATCAAACGCGTCCTCAAGGGCAAGCTGAACATGGCCATTGCCGATGGTTCGGTTGCCGTGGACGGTCGCGAGATCTACACCGCCGAAGGCCTCCGGGTCGGCGTTTTCACCTCCACTGACAACTTCTAA
- the htpG gene encoding molecular chaperone HtpG, translated as MSVETQKETLGFQTEVKQLLHLMIHSLYSNKEIFLRELISNASDAVDKLRFEALSKPELLEGGAELKIRVSFDKDAKTVTLEDNGIGMSREEVITHLGTIAKSGTADFMKNLSGDQKKDSHLIGQFGVGFYSAFIVADQVEVFSRRAGLAASEGVHWSSKGEGEFEVATVDKADRGTRIVLHLKSGEDEFADGWRLRNIIKKYSDHIALPIELPKEVTAAEGEEKPEVEWETVNRASALWTRPRTEVKDEEYQEFYKHIAHDYENPLSWSHNKVEGKLEYNSLLYVPARAPFDLYQREAPRGLKLYVQRVFVMDQAESFLPLYLRFIKGVVDSNDLSLNVSREILQKDPIIDSMKSALTKRVLDMLEKLAKNEPEQYKSFWKNFGQVMKEGPAEDFANKEKIAGLLRFASTQGDDGEQVVGLADYLARAKEGQDKIYYLTGETYAQVKNSPHLEVFRKKGIEVLLLTDRIDEWLMSYLNEFDGKSFVDVARGDLDLGNLDSEEDKKAAEEVAKSKEGLVERIKTALGDAVSEVRVSHRLTDSPAILAIGEQDLGLQMRQILEASGQKVPDSKPIFEFNPAHPLVEKLDNEQSEERFGDLSHILFDQAALAAGDSLKDPAAYVRRLNKLLVELSA; from the coding sequence ATGAGCGTGGAAACTCAAAAGGAAACCCTGGGCTTCCAGACCGAGGTGAAGCAACTGCTGCACCTGATGATTCACTCGCTGTATTCAAATAAGGAAATTTTCCTTCGCGAGCTGATTTCGAACGCCTCTGACGCTGTCGACAAATTACGTTTCGAAGCCCTGTCCAAGCCTGAACTGCTGGAAGGCGGCGCTGAGCTGAAAATCCGTGTGAGCTTCGACAAGGACGCGAAAACCGTCACCCTCGAAGACAACGGCATCGGCATGAGCCGCGAAGAGGTGATCACGCACCTGGGCACCATCGCCAAATCTGGCACCGCCGACTTCATGAAAAACCTCTCCGGCGACCAGAAGAAAGATTCCCACCTGATCGGTCAGTTCGGCGTTGGTTTCTATTCCGCGTTCATCGTTGCCGATCAGGTCGAAGTGTTCAGCCGCCGTGCCGGCCTCGCCGCGAGCGAAGGCGTGCATTGGTCGTCCAAGGGCGAGGGCGAGTTTGAAGTCGCCACCGTCGACAAGGCTGATCGCGGTACCCGCATCGTGCTGCACCTCAAGTCCGGCGAAGACGAGTTCGCCGATGGCTGGCGCCTGCGCAACATCATCAAGAAGTACTCCGACCATATCGCGCTGCCGATCGAGCTGCCGAAGGAAGTCACCGCTGCCGAAGGCGAAGAAAAGCCGGAAGTGGAATGGGAAACCGTCAACCGCGCCAGTGCCTTGTGGACCCGTCCACGCACAGAGGTGAAGGACGAGGAATACCAGGAGTTCTACAAGCACATCGCCCACGACTACGAGAACCCGCTGAGCTGGAGCCATAACAAGGTCGAAGGCAAGCTGGAATACAACTCGCTGTTGTACGTGCCGGCCCGTGCACCGTTCGACCTGTACCAGCGCGAAGCACCACGCGGCTTGAAGCTGTACGTGCAGCGTGTGTTCGTGATGGACCAGGCCGAATCGTTCCTGCCGCTGTACCTGCGATTCATCAAGGGTGTGGTCGATTCCAACGACCTGTCCCTGAACGTTTCGCGGGAAATCCTGCAGAAAGACCCGATCATCGACTCCATGAAGTCGGCGCTGACCAAGCGTGTATTGGACATGCTGGAAAAACTGGCGAAGAACGAGCCCGAACAGTACAAGAGCTTCTGGAAGAATTTCGGCCAGGTGATGAAGGAAGGTCCGGCCGAGGACTTTGCCAACAAAGAGAAGATCGCCGGCCTGCTGCGCTTTGCCTCGACCCAGGGTGACGATGGCGAACAAGTCGTGGGCCTGGCCGATTATCTGGCCCGAGCCAAGGAAGGTCAGGACAAGATCTACTACCTGACCGGTGAAACTTATGCACAGGTCAAGAACAGCCCGCACCTGGAAGTCTTCCGCAAGAAAGGCATCGAAGTGCTGCTGCTGACCGACCGCATCGACGAGTGGCTGATGAGCTACCTCAACGAGTTCGACGGCAAGAGCTTTGTCGACGTGGCCCGTGGTGACCTGGACCTCGGCAACCTGGATTCGGAAGAAGACAAGAAGGCCGCTGAAGAAGTCGCCAAGAGCAAGGAAGGCCTGGTCGAGCGGATCAAGACGGCCCTGGGCGATGCCGTCAGCGAAGTGCGTGTTTCGCACCGCCTGACCGATTCCCCGGCGATCCTGGCCATCGGTGAGCAGGACCTCGGCCTGCAGATGCGCCAGATCCTCGAAGCCAGTGGCCAGAAGGTCCCGGACTCCAAGCCGATCTTCGAATTCAACCCGGCTCACCCGCTGGTGGAAAAACTCGACAACGAGCAGAGCGAAGAGCGTTTCGGCGACCTGTCGCACATCCTGTTCGACCAGGCGGCCCTGGCGGCCGGCGACAGCCTGAAAGACCCGGCGGCGTATGTTCGCCGCCTGAACAAGCTGTTGGTTGAACTGTCAGCTTAA